The following is a genomic window from Phyllobacterium zundukense.
GAGCCAGCGTCGCGGAGCTTGCCGGGAAGATCGGCCTGGACCCCATGGCGCTCGAGAAAACGGTAGAAGAGCATAACATTCATGCCAAAAGCGGAGTGGACCCCTATTTCGGTCGTGGAGCCTCGGTTTTCAACAGAATGCTCGGCGATCCCTCGGTGGGAAAGGTCAATCCGAATCTCGGGCCGATCGCCACCGGACCGTTCGTCGCGTTGCAGATCGTACCCGCGACACTGGGAACCGCTACGGGACTTGCTACCGACACATCCGGCCGTGTTCTTAACGTCGACGCGGCACCAATCGATGGGCTCTATGCTTGCGGCAACGATGCGACATCGTTGATGCGGGGGCTCTACCCTGGAGCGGGGATCACGATCGGACCGGGCATCGTTTTCGCGTACCGCGCGGTTAATGCGATCACGAACACCGGGAGAAACTCGGGTGCGGAGCAAATCAGATGAGGTGGATCAGCATGGCGACGGCGTCTCATCCTGATTGATTGTCGCGCTATAGCACACCATCCACGCGGCGAGTTAGCTAACAACCTGTGACCGTTATACAAAGGCGACGTGAACGGTGACATCTGGCAACCGTTGATCCCACGCAGGAAGAAGAATACCTAAACCTTCGCCAATGAGCCGCTGACGGTCTGTAATCGGCAAGCTCGCGCGGGCATCTATAGCGAGGGTTACAACTCGTCTCTCGGCGTTCCACTAGAGCTTAGACCCACGGGCCAGTTCGATCTTCAGGATTTCCGTCAGCCGCTTGACAATCGGATAGCGAACCGTGGAGCTTCGCACAGACACTCCTACCTCATAGGCATGAAGAGGCGTCTTGATCGGATAGGCGACGGCACCCGAGGCTTCGACGATTGGCTGGAATTGGTTGGGCACGATCATCGCGTATTTTCCCGCGGCGACCAGTTGCAAGGCAGTATTGAAGGAACTCGTCGACACCGCGAGCGGTGGAGGTTCCAATCCATAGGCGTGGAAGAAGTTGGTCAGGGCGGCGTCGGGCTCGATGCTCTCGCTGTACCCTATCCAGGCGAAATCCAGGAGGTCGGCGGCGGTCGGCGGGTCGTGAGCGATTCCCTTCGTGTCCCCAATGACAAGGCAGTGCTCGAACGTTGCCAACCTCGTCGTGGTGATCTTCTCGGAAAGGTGTTCGGCTTCGATCCGGCCGACGACGACATCGAGATCCCCCGCGAGCAATCTTGCATTGTAAGCGGAGTTCGCCGGACTCGAGAGAATAAGCCGCGTTTTCGGGAATTCCGACCTCAGTTGATCGAGAACACGCGACATGTACAGCAGGCTGAAGCTCGGACCGGTGCCAATCCGGAGCAGGTCGATTTGTCCGGTCCTGATCGCAACGATCTCCTCCTTCGCTTGGCTGTACGATCTGTCGATCTCGATGGCGTACCGATAGAGGGCTTGTCCGTAGTTCGTAAGCCGCATGCCGCGAGGCAGGCGTTCGAACAGGGGTGCCCCGAACTCGATCTCGATCTGCCGTAGTTTCTTGGTCAGAGACGACTGCGCCATACCGATGTCGCGGGCTGCGACCGTTACATTGCCGTGCTTCGCGATAGCGATGAACGCGCGGATACTGCGATCCATTCCATTCCTCCAGATATGCTCCTGCCTTCATCACTGCCATGCCAAGGATGAATTCGGGTCGCTCGAATCCTCCGAGAAACTCATTCCAAAAGGCGATCGCAGAGGTCCGACTAATTCATTATACATCGCTTCGCCATTGTTTCATCGTTACCCGCAAGGAAAAACGAGGCAGCCTGGTCGGCTGACCTCCCTTGATGGAGCTGTGCGTGCGAACTGTCTTTGTCCTCTTTGACTCGCTGAACCGCCTGGCGCTGGAGTGCTACGGCGGGCAGGGCATCCCGACGCCGAATTTCAACCGTTTCGCGAAACGCGGGATCACGTTCGACCGCCACTATGTCGGCGGGCTGCCATGCATGCCCGCCCGGCGCGACCTCCACACCGGTCGGCTGACCTTCATGCACCGCTCCTGGGGTCCGCTGGAGCCGTTCGACAACTCGTTCCCGAAAATCCTGTCGGAACACGGCACCTATTCTCACATGATCTCGGACCACCAACACTATTTTCAGGAAGGCGGGTTCGGATACATCAACACTTTCGACAGCTGGGAATTCATCCGTGGACAGGAA
Proteins encoded in this region:
- a CDS encoding FAD-binding protein, with translation MFQNGYPADKRFYFICDHEFLKKRGMGHMLPWPWTMGTKQYERAGYIQVGASVAELAGKIGLDPMALEKTVEEHNIHAKSGVDPYFGRGASVFNRMLGDPSVGKVNPNLGPIATGPFVALQIVPATLGTATGLATDTSGRVLNVDAAPIDGLYACGNDATSLMRGLYPGAGITIGPGIVFAYRAVNAITNTGRNSGAEQIR
- a CDS encoding LysR family transcriptional regulator, whose protein sequence is MDRSIRAFIAIAKHGNVTVAARDIGMAQSSLTKKLRQIEIEFGAPLFERLPRGMRLTNYGQALYRYAIEIDRSYSQAKEEIVAIRTGQIDLLRIGTGPSFSLLYMSRVLDQLRSEFPKTRLILSSPANSAYNARLLAGDLDVVVGRIEAEHLSEKITTTRLATFEHCLVIGDTKGIAHDPPTAADLLDFAWIGYSESIEPDAALTNFFHAYGLEPPPLAVSTSSFNTALQLVAAGKYAMIVPNQFQPIVEASGAVAYPIKTPLHAYEVGVSVRSSTVRYPIVKRLTEILKIELARGSKL